GTTCATCTCACCCTGCAACCGAGACCATAATCGCAGCGCTTGAAGGAACACCTTACGACACGGGACTTGACCTTCAAAAGGTTTCGGAAGCTGCGGAAATAGCTAAGAAGATTAAGAAGAAGTACAAGAAGTATGAAACGGAATACGCGGGAGTTAACGCAAAAGTTCTCATACACAAGATACCCGGTGGAATGATATCCAACATGGTTGCACAACTGATGGAGGCAAACGCACTCGACAAGATAGAAGAAGCACTAGAAGAAGTTCCGAGAGTAGAAAAAGACCTTGGATACCCACCGTTGCTAACACCTTCTTCACAAATAGTCGGTGTTCAGGCGGTTCTGAACGTAATCACGGGAGAAAGGTACAAAGTAATCACAAAAGAAGTGAGAGATTACGTAGAAGGAAAGTATGGAAGACCGCCCGGACCAATATCCAAGGAACTCGTTGAAAAGATACTCGGTCCCGGAAAAGAACCGGACTTCTCCAAGAGGGCTGCCGACTACGCCGATCCCCACGAATGGGACAAGGCTAAGAAGGAACTCGAAGAGCTCTTCAAAAGAGAACCCACAGACGAAGAAGTACTCCTCTACATACTCTTCCCCATGCAGGCAAAAGAGTTCTTTGAACTCAGGGAAAAGGGAGAACTCCATCCAGAACCCGTGGAAGCGGAACTCCCGGAAGTTGCAGAAACGAAGCCCGGAGAAGTTCCCGGCGCTGCACCCGTAGAGTTTGAACTCACATACCACGGTGAGAAGTTCAAGGTAAGGATAGAAGGCGTTTCCGTGGACGCAGAAAGCGGAAAACCCAGGAAGTACTACGTAAGGATAAACAACAGACTTGAAGAAATACAGTTAAAGCCTTTTAAGGAAGCGATACCCCAGGGTGGCGGTGCCCAAACAGTTCAGAGTGCGGAAGAAGAAGAGGGAATTCCCAAGGCTACGGAACCCGGAGACGTTACACCGCCCATGCCCGGTAAGGTTGTGAAGATACTCGTAAAAGAAGGAGAACCTGTTCAGCAGGGACAAACCGTTGCAACCGTTGAAGCAATGAAGATGGAAAACGAAGTCCATGCACCCATAGACGGAATAGTTAAGAAGATATTCGCAAAACCCGGAGACCAAGTTAACCCAGATCAAGCGATAATGAGAATAGTCCCCCACAAAGAAGATAAGAGCTATCAATAAGCTTTCCTTTTTCCCTTCTTTTTCTTTTAAAATTTTTAAAATGGAGTATTGCAGAGATTTATCTGAAAAACTCAGGGAAGTTATTAGAAAGGAAACTGTAAAGCTTCCTATACAACCTATCCAAATAATAAGCATAGAAAGGCACGAGTTTAAGGTTCTCTTAAACAAAAAAGGAATTAAAATTGTAAACCCGCCAAACCTAACCAAAAACCTCGGAGTTTACCTAATACTCTCTTTCAGACTTAAAGAAAAGATACGGGAAATTCTCGGCGAGAAATTTGAGCATTTAATAAAAGTTTTAGGGGATATAATTTCCGATAATACACTTGAAACACCTTTAATAACACTCGGTGAAGGTAAAAACCTCAAGAAAAAGTTTAACGAGGAATTCATAGAAACCCTTGAGAATGCTTCCTATTCAAACGAGGAGGCCGGAAAATTAAGGGAATTTTTAAAGACACTTTACGCTTTGGCACTCTGTAATAGTAGGGAAGAAATCACTCTGGACCTTTGTGTAATATTACTCCACTCCGAACAGCACGCAACTTTAGAAAAACAACTCCTTTCTCTCGTACAACCGCTACTAAAAATTGATAAAAAACCGAAGAAAGAACTGAACCTATAGTCCGCGAAGTTGCAAAGGTTATAAACGAAACCTGTTTAAATTAAATTTGTATGGAAAAAGTTTTTTTGGAAAAACTCCAGAAAACCTTGCACATACCCGGAGGACTCCTTTTTTACGGCAAAGAAGGAAGCGGAAAGACGAAAACAGCTTTTGAATTTGCAAAAGGTATTTTATGTAAGGAAAACGTACCGTGGGGATGCGGAAGTTGTCCCTCCTGCAAACACGTAAACGAGCTGGAGGAAGCCTTCTTTAAAGGAGAAATAGAAGACTTTAAAGTTTATAAAGACAAGGACGGTAAAAAGCACTTCGTTTACCTTATGGGCGAACATCCCGACTTTGTGGTAATAATCCCGAGCGGACATTACATAAAGATAGAACAGATAAGGGAAGTTAAGAACTTTGCCTATGTGAAGCCCGCACTAAGCAGGAGAAAAGTAATTATAATAGACGACGCCCACGCGATGACCTCTCAGGCGGCAAACGCTCTTTTAAAGGTATTGGAAGAGCCACCTGCGGACACCACCTTTATCTTGACCACGAACAGGCGTTCTGCAATCCTGCCGACTATCCTCTCCAGAACTTTTCAAGTGGAGTTCAAGGGCTTTTCAGTAAAAGAGGTTATGGAAATAGCGAAAGTAGACGAGGAAATAGCGAAACTCTCTGGAGGCAGTCTAAAAAGGGCTATCTTACTAAAGGAAAACAAAGATATCCTAAACAAAGTAAAGGAATTCTTGGAAAACGAGCCGTTAAAAGTTTACAAGCTTGCAAGTGAATTCGAAAAGTGGGAACCTGAAAAGCAAAAACTCTTCCTTGAAATTATGGAAGAATTGGTATCTCAAAAATTGACCGAAGAGAAAAAAGACAATTACACCTACCTTCTTGATACGATCAGACTCTTTAAAGACGGACTCGCAAGGGGTGTAAACGAACCTCTGTGGCTGTTTACGTTAGCCGTTCAGGCGGATTAATAAACCGTTATTGATTCCGTAACATTTAAACCTTAATCTAAATTATGAGAGCCTTTGAAGGAGGTCTGGTATGGAAAATTTGAAGATTAGATATATAGATACGAGGAAGATAGGAACCGTGAGCGGTGTAAAAGTTCCGGTAAAAAAGGGCTACAAAATAGTCGTGGAAGACGAGGAAAAGGGGGAGGACATAGTTGAGGTTCTGGGCTATTCAAGGGAAGAATCCAAGAACGGAATTCAGCCGAGGTTTGTTAGGGTTGCAAACAAAAGAGATCTGGAGATCTTCAAGAAGAACATGAGGGAAAGCGAGAGGGCTTTTGAGATATGTAAAGAGAAGATAAAAGAACACGGACTGGATATGCACCTGCTTAAGGCCTACATACCTCTAAATAGAAAAAAAGTCTTCTTCTACTATCTGGCGGAAGAGAGGGTGGACTTTAGAAATCTCGTGAGAGACCTTGCGAAGATATTCAAGAGAAGGATTGAGATGAGACAGATAGGGGTGAGGGACGCTGTTCAGATGAAAGGGTGGATAGGCAGGTGTATGAGGGAAACCTGTTGTTCCCAGTTTATGGAAAACTTTCAGTCCATATCGCTCAGGGATATAACCGAGCAAAACTTGCCCCTCTCTCCTTCCAAGTTCACGGGTCCATGCGGAAGGCTCGTATGCTGTATGGCTTTCGAGCGGGAAAATTACCTCCTCAAAATCCTTTTCCCAGAACCCGGAACAAAGCTCTGCTACAACAAACAGGAGGTTACCCTTCTTGAAGTTGATCCTCTCAGGGAGACGGTTGTACTTCAGTACGATGAGCTCGGAAAGAAGGTAGAGCTGGGAGTAAGAGACATGCTACCTAAGGGGTACGAGAAAGCTTTAGAGCACTGCCGTTCCTGTCAATTTTGTTGCAGAAGGGTGTACGAAGAGGCTACGGAACATGAGATTGTCAAAAGTTCTGCGGAGTGATCTAAATACGCTCTTCTTATTTGAGCTGGAAGACGGCTATACCGTGGAGTCCGTATTCTACAGGGGGGACACTCTCTGTGTTTCTACGCAGGTCGGGTGTCCCGTTCGGTGTACTTTC
The genomic region above belongs to Aquifex aeolicus VF5 and contains:
- a CDS encoding PSP1 domain-containing protein → MENLKIRYIDTRKIGTVSGVKVPVKKGYKIVVEDEEKGEDIVEVLGYSREESKNGIQPRFVRVANKRDLEIFKKNMRESERAFEICKEKIKEHGLDMHLLKAYIPLNRKKVFFYYLAEERVDFRNLVRDLAKIFKRRIEMRQIGVRDAVQMKGWIGRCMRETCCSQFMENFQSISLRDITEQNLPLSPSKFTGPCGRLVCCMAFERENYLLKILFPEPGTKLCYNKQEVTLLEVDPLRETVVLQYDELGKKVELGVRDMLPKGYEKALEHCRSCQFCCRRVYEEATEHEIVKSSAE
- a CDS encoding pyruvate/oxaloacetate carboxyltransferase, which encodes MVVNPEVIEEVKEKIKEVKNKGFKKKILITDLTPRDGQQCKLATRVRTEDLLPLCEALDKCGFYAVEVWGGATYDVCLRYLKEDPWERLRRIKEVMPNTKLQMLFRGQNIVGYKPRSDYVVKKFVEKAIENGITVFRVFDSLNDNRNIETAVKAIKEFGGEVHAEISYTRSPIHTYELWMRYAQELAEMEPDWISFKDATGIMQPFECYQIIKGIKEVTGGKIPVLLHNHDMSGMATMNHIMAVLAGVDMLDTVLSPLAFGSSHPATETIIAALEGTPYDTGLDLQKVSEAAEIAKKIKKKYKKYETEYAGVNAKVLIHKIPGGMISNMVAQLMEANALDKIEEALEEVPRVEKDLGYPPLLTPSSQIVGVQAVLNVITGERYKVITKEVRDYVEGKYGRPPGPISKELVEKILGPGKEPDFSKRAADYADPHEWDKAKKELEELFKREPTDEEVLLYILFPMQAKEFFELREKGELHPEPVEAELPEVAETKPGEVPGAAPVEFELTYHGEKFKVRIEGVSVDAESGKPRKYYVRINNRLEEIQLKPFKEAIPQGGGAQTVQSAEEEEGIPKATEPGDVTPPMPGKVVKILVKEGEPVQQGQTVATVEAMKMENEVHAPIDGIVKKIFAKPGDQVNPDQAIMRIVPHKEDKSYQ
- a CDS encoding ATP-binding protein — its product is MEKVFLEKLQKTLHIPGGLLFYGKEGSGKTKTAFEFAKGILCKENVPWGCGSCPSCKHVNELEEAFFKGEIEDFKVYKDKDGKKHFVYLMGEHPDFVVIIPSGHYIKIEQIREVKNFAYVKPALSRRKVIIIDDAHAMTSQAANALLKVLEEPPADTTFILTTNRRSAILPTILSRTFQVEFKGFSVKEVMEIAKVDEEIAKLSGGSLKRAILLKENKDILNKVKEFLENEPLKVYKLASEFEKWEPEKQKLFLEIMEELVSQKLTEEKKDNYTYLLDTIRLFKDGLARGVNEPLWLFTLAVQAD